One Mya arenaria isolate MELC-2E11 chromosome 5, ASM2691426v1 genomic window carries:
- the LOC128235483 gene encoding uncharacterized protein LOC128235483 has protein sequence MVKDILPKGTGPVACMVKDILPKGTGPVACMVKDILPKGTGPVACMVKDILLKGTGPVACMVKEILPKGTGPVACMVKDILLKGTGPVACMVKDILPKGTGPVACMVKDILLKGTGPVACMVKDILPKGTGPVAYMVKEILPKGTGPVACMVKDILLKGTGPVACMVKDILPKGTGPVACMVKDILLKGTGPVACMVKDILLKRTGPVACMVKDILPKGTGPVACMVKEILPKGTGPVACMVKEILPKGTGPVACMVKDILPKGTGPVACMVKDILPKGTGPVACMVKDILLKGTGPVACMVKEILPKGTGPVACMVKEILPKGTGPVACMVKDILPKGTGPVACMVKDILPKGTGPVACMVKDILLKGTGPVACMVKDILLKGTGPVACMVKEILPKGTGPVACMVKEILPKGTGPVACMVKDILPKGTGPVACMVKDILPKGTGPVAYMVKDILPKGTGPVACIVKDILPKGTGPVACMVKDILPKGTGPVAYMVKDILPKGTGPVAYIVKDILPKGTGPVACMVKDILPKGTGPVACMVKDILLKGTGPVACMVKDILPKGTGPVAYMVKDILPKGTGPVACMVKDILLKGTGPVACMVKDILPKGTGPVACMVKDILPKGTGPVACMVKDILLKGTGPVAYMVK, from the coding sequence ATGGTAAAAGATATCCTGCCTAAAGGGACAGGTCCAGTAGCCTGTATGGTAAAAGATATCCTGCCTAAAGGGACAGGTCCAGTAGCCTGTATGGTAAAAGATATCCTGCCTAAAGGGACAGGTCCAGTAGCCTGTATGGTAAAAGATATCCTGCTTAAAGGGACAGGTCCAGTAGCCTGTATGGTAAAAGAAATCCTGCCTAAAGGGACAGGTCCAGTAGCCTGTATGGTAAAAGATATCCTGCTTAAAGGGACAGGTCCAGTAGCCTGTATGGTAAAAGATATCCTGCCTAAAGGGACAGGTCCAGTAGCCTGTATGGTAAAAGATATCCTGCTTAAAGGGACAGGTCCAGTAGCCTGTATGGTAAAAGATATCCTGCCTAAAGGGACAGGTCCAGTAGCCTATATGGTAAAAGAAATCCTGCCTAAAGGGACAGGTCCAGTAGCCTGTATGGTAAAAGATATCCTGCTTAAAGGGACAGGTCCAGTAGCCTGTATGGTAAAAGATATCCTGCCTAAAGGGACAGGTCCAGTAGCCTGTATGGTAAAAGATATCCTGCTTAAAGGGACAGGTCCAGTAGCCTGTATGGTAAAAGATATCCTGCTTAAAAGGACAGGTCCAGTAGCCTGTATGGTAAAAGATATCCTGCCTAAAGGGACAGGTCCAGTAGCCTGTATGGTAAAAGAAATCCTGCCTAAAGGGACAGGTCCAGTAGCCTGTATGGTAAAAGAAATCCTGCCTAAAGGGACAGGTCCAGTAGCCTGTATGGTAAAAGATATCCTGCCTAAAGGGACAGGTCCAGTAGCCTGTATGGTAAAAGATATCCTGCCTAAAGGGACAGGTCCAGTAGCCTGTATGGTAAAAGATATCCTGCTTAAAGGGACAGGTCCAGTAGCCTGTATGGTAAAAGAAATCCTGCCTAAAGGGACAGGTCCAGTAGCCTGTATGGTAAAAGAAATCCTGCCTAAAGGGACAGGTCCAGTAGCCTGTATGGTAAAAGATATCCTGCCTAAAGGGACAGGTCCAGTAGCCTGTATGGTAAAAGATATCCTGCCTAAAGGGACAGGTCCAGTAGCCTGTATGGTAAAAGATATCCTGCTTAAAGGGACAGGTCCAGTAGCCTGTATGGTAAAAGATATCCTGCTTAAAGGGACAGGTCCAGTAGCCTGTATGGTAAAAGAAATCCTGCCTAAAGGGACAGGTCCAGTAGCCTGTATGGTAAAAGAAATCCTGCCTAAAGGGACAGGTCCAGTAGCCTGTATGGTAAAAGATATCCTGCCTAAAGGGACAGGTCCAGTAGCCTGTATGGTAAAAGATATCCTGCCTAAAGGGACAGGTCCAGTAGCCTATATGGTAAAAGATATCCTGCCTAAAGGGACAGGTCCAGTAgcctgtattgtaaaagatatcTTGCCTAAAGGGACAGGTCCAGTAGCCTGTATGGTAAAAGATATCCTGCCTAAAGGGACAGGTCCAGTAGCCTATATGGTAAAAGATATCCTGCCTAAAGGGACAGGTCCAGTAGCCTATATTGTAAAAGATATCTTGCCTAAAGGGACAGGTCCAGTAGCCTGTATGGTAAAAGATATCCTGCCTAAAGGGACAGGTCCAGTAGCCTGTATGGTAAAAGATATCCTGCTTAAAGGGACAGGTCCAGTAGCCTGTATGGTAAAAGATATCCTGCCTAAAGGGACAGGTCCAGTAGCCTATATGGTAAAAGATATCCTGCCTAAAGGGACAGGTCCAGTAGCCTGTATGGTAAAAGATATCCTGCTTAAAGGGACAGGTCCAGTAGCCTGTATGGTAAAAGATATCCTGCCTAAAGGGACAGGTCCAGTAGCCTGTATGGTAAAAGATATCCTGCCTAAAGGGACAGGTCCAGTAGCCTGTATGGTAAAAGATATCCTGCTTAAAGGGACAGGTCCAGTAGCCtatatggtaaaataa